In a genomic window of Magnolia sinica isolate HGM2019 chromosome 14, MsV1, whole genome shotgun sequence:
- the LOC131225510 gene encoding vinorine synthase-like yields the protein MWNVEIISLETIKPSSPTPQHLCRLQLSLLDQLSPRIYIRLVLFYSKNDSSPVQKSHQLKKSLSETLTRFYPLAGRIEGNSSVECNDMGVDFVEARVDGQLSAFLQMPDIEKITQFLPCDATRTRSGRDTLLAIQANVFDCGGLAIGVGISHKISDGASCFTFLNGWAATSRGADEAMGPTFNSASLFPPREVPISADSSIITVEENLVTKRFVFDGSKIAALITRASNAVGPTRVEAVSVLIWRSIMRARGEVGSTRASAALQAVCLRRRMVPPLPDNSFGNIVSGAISSVVVEKYNGDMQHYLEGQMRDAIRKVDGNHIRRLQGPGGPQESQGPFRALGEKYSHCGLDLCIFSSWCRFPIYEVDFGWGRPIWVSQGRNHIRNSTVLMGTRSDDGIEAFICMEEAEMSRFQHDQELLSFASIPTVGFP from the coding sequence ATGTGGAACGTTGAAATCATCTCCCTAGAAACCATCAAGCCATCTTCTCCAACTCCACAGCACCTTTGCAGACTCCAGCTATCCTTGCTAGACCAGCTCAGCCCTAGGATCTACATCCGCCTTGTTCTCTTCTACTCCAAAAATGACAGCAGCCCAGTTCAGAAATCTCACCAACTGAAGAAATCTCTATCAGAAACCTTAACTCGCTTCTACCCGCTAGCTGGACGGATAGAAGGAAACAGCTCGGTTGAGTGCAATGACATGGGTGTCGATTTCGTAGAAGCCCGAGTCGACGGTCAGCTCTCAGCGTTCCTCCAGATGCCCGATATCGAGAAAATCACTCAGTTTCTCCCATGTGATGCAACTCGCACGAGGTCAGGTAGAGACACGCTCCTGGCAATCCAAGCCAATGTTTTCGACTGCGGCGGACTGGCGATCGGTGTGGGTATTTCACACAAGATCTCTGATGGAGCTTCATGTTTCACATTCCTCAACGGATGGGCAGCTACTTCACGTGGGGCAGAtgaagccatgggccccactttcaacTCCGCCTCACTCTTCCCGCCGAGGGAAGTGCCAATATCCGCCGATAGCTCTATAATCACAGTAGAAGAGAATCTTGTAACGAAGAGGTTTGTTTTCGATGGATCAAAGATCGCCGCTCTAATAACTAGAGCTAGCAATGCTGTGGGGCCGACGCGTGTGGAGGCGGTCTCGGTGCTCATCTGGCGGTCCATCATGCGGGCTCGAggagaagtggggtccacaagggCATCCGCAGCGTTGCAGGCTGTATGCCTGCGTAGAAGGATGGTCCCACCATTGCCTGATAATTCCTTTGGTAATATCGTATCAGGTGCAATTTCATCAGTGGTGGTTGAAAAGTACAATGGAGACATGCAACACTACTTAGAAGGCCAGATGAGGGATGCAATAAGGAAAGTAGATGGTAATCATATTAGAAGATTGCAAGGGCCAGGTGGGCCCCAAGAGTCTCAAGGGCCTTTCAGAGCTCTAGGTGAGAAGTATTCTCATTGTGGTCTGGATCTATGCATCTTCAGCAGTTGGTGTAGATTTCCAATCTATGAAGTGGATTTTGGGTGGGGAAGGCCTATTTGGGTCAGTCAAGGACGCAATCATATCAGAAATAGCACTGTTTTGATGGGGACAAGATCAGATGATGGAATAGAGGCTTTCATTTGCATGGAGGAGGCAGAGATGTCTCGATTCCAACATGATCAAGAACTCCTTTCCTTTGCTTCCATTCCCACCGTTGGATTTCCTTGA